The following are encoded in a window of Longimicrobiaceae bacterium genomic DNA:
- a CDS encoding serine hydrolase: MRDLRAMVRRAAGLSMLLAATACSATAAGRPPSTVAAASARAEAVYYPPAGDGWERRDPAQLGFRADALAAAVAYAQAHETPWPHDIARAIRESGLGAGPYGEILGPVRDRGGPAGLVIRHGYIAAEWGDTRRPDITFSIAKSFLGTLAGVALDRRLIRSVDDSVRAYVHDGGFDSPHDAPITWRMLLNQTSEWEGTLWDKPDVADRREGHDRTLRAPGTFWEYNDVRVNRTALSLLRVWHRPLPQVLHERVMDPIGASRGWEWYGYRNSFVLVDGRRVQSVSGGSHWGGGMFISARDQARFGLLYLRRGRWAGRHLLSEDWVRAATTPAAIKPTYGYLWWLNSDRKLYPSAPASSFFALGAGSNVIWVDPDHDLVAVIRWIDNKEIDAFIARVMAAVE, from the coding sequence ATGCGTGACCTGCGGGCGATGGTACGGCGGGCAGCGGGTCTGTCGATGCTGCTGGCGGCGACGGCGTGCTCGGCCACGGCGGCGGGACGTCCGCCGTCCACGGTCGCGGCGGCGAGTGCGCGCGCGGAAGCCGTGTACTACCCGCCCGCGGGCGACGGCTGGGAGCGGCGAGATCCCGCACAGCTCGGCTTCCGCGCGGACGCACTGGCCGCCGCGGTCGCCTACGCGCAGGCGCACGAGACGCCGTGGCCGCACGACATCGCCCGCGCCATTCGCGAGAGCGGGCTGGGCGCCGGCCCGTATGGCGAGATCCTGGGCCCGGTGCGCGACCGCGGCGGCCCCGCCGGGCTGGTCATCCGCCACGGCTACATCGCCGCCGAGTGGGGCGACACGCGCCGGCCGGACATCACCTTCAGCATCGCCAAGAGCTTCCTGGGCACGCTCGCGGGCGTCGCGCTGGACCGCCGCCTCATCCGCAGCGTGGACGATTCCGTGCGAGCCTACGTGCACGACGGCGGCTTCGACAGCCCACACGACGCGCCCATCACCTGGCGCATGCTGCTCAACCAGACGAGCGAGTGGGAGGGCACGCTGTGGGACAAGCCCGACGTGGCCGACCGCCGCGAGGGCCACGACCGCACGCTGCGGGCGCCGGGCACTTTCTGGGAGTACAACGACGTTCGCGTGAACCGCACCGCGCTTTCACTGCTGCGCGTGTGGCACCGCCCGCTGCCGCAGGTGCTGCATGAGCGGGTGATGGACCCCATCGGCGCCTCGCGCGGCTGGGAGTGGTACGGCTACCGCAACTCGTTCGTCCTGGTGGATGGGCGGCGGGTGCAGTCGGTGAGCGGCGGGAGCCACTGGGGCGGGGGGATGTTCATCAGCGCGCGCGACCAGGCGCGATTCGGGCTCCTGTACCTGCGCCGGGGCCGCTGGGCCGGGCGCCATCTGCTGTCCGAAGACTGGGTGCGCGCCGCCACCACGCCAGCCGCCATCAAGCCCACGTACGGCTACCTCTGGTGGCTCAACAGCGACCGCAAGCTCTACCCCAGTGCGCCCGCCAGCAGCTTCTTCGCCCTGGGCGCCGGCAGCAACGTCATCTGGGTCGACCCCGACCACGACCTCGTCGCCGTCATCCG